Proteins encoded in a region of the Nicotiana tomentosiformis chromosome 9, ASM39032v3, whole genome shotgun sequence genome:
- the LOC138898540 gene encoding uncharacterized protein has translation MAKQPQPIVAKPPPPFPQRLQKMKDNTAYKKFLDILKQVQINIPLVDILQEVPKYAKYIKEIVANKCKLTEFDIVALTEECSSRIYNKLSPKLKDPGSFIIQISIGKHVVGRALCDLEASINPMPLYVFLQLGSGDPRPTMVVLQLADRSLANPEGIIEDVLVQVGTFIFPANFVILDYEPNQEVLFILGRPFLATSRAIIDVCEGQMTMRVGTTPYLLSEDPLGRALIYEEEEEDELGEEFIQVLNMTCQYINGLKRFKEIDRPLTLTPPKPSIEEAPKLELKPLPSHLRYTYLGVSESLPVIILSLLSHVQEDKFMRVLREHKGAIVETIESYYEGGGKKEIIKCLDVGIIFPIYDSNWEFDLEIRDRKGTENQVADQLSRLENHE, from the exons ATGGCAAAGCAACCACAACCAATAGTTGCGAAGCCACCACCTCCATTCCCTCAGAGATTACAGAAAATGAAAGATAATACAGCGTACAAGAAATTCCTTGATATTTTGAAACAGGTGCAGATTAACATCCCATTGGTGGACATTCTACAAGAAGTGCCAAAGTATGCAAAGTACATCAAAGAAATTGTGGCAAACAAGTGCAAACTAACTGAGTTCGATATTGTAGCACTCACTGAGGAGTGTAGTTCCAGAATTTATAATAAGTTGAGTCCTAAATTAAAGGACCCAGGAAGCTTCATAATTCAAATTTCAATTGGGAAACATGTGGTTGGGCGAGCATTATGTGATCTTGAGGCAAGCATAAACCCGATGCCATTGTATGTATTTCTACAGCTAGGGTCGGGAGATCCTCGACCGACTATGGTGGTATTGCAATTGGCTGATAGATCATTAGCCAACCCCGAGGGCATCATTGAAGATGTGCTGGTCCAAGTGGGCACATTCATATTCCCAGCTAACTTTGTCATCCTGGATTATGAGCCTAATCAGGAAGTCCTATTTATTTTAGGACGACCATTTCTAGCCACGAGTCGCGCAATTATTGACGTATGTGAAGGACAAATGACCATGAGAGTGG GCACAACACCATACTTGTTATCTGAAGATCCTTTGGGAAGAGCTTTAATTtacgaagaagaagaggaggatgagCTGGGAGAAGAATTCATACAAGTTTTGAACATGACATGCCAGTATATCAACGGGTTGAAGAGATTTAAGGAAATCGATAGGCCATTGACATTGACACCACCTAAACCATCGATTGAGGAGGCTCCAAAGTTGGAGCTCAAGCCTTTACCTTCTCATCTGCGATACACATACTTAGGTGTCTCAGAATCCTTACCTGTGATCATCTTATCTTTATTATCACATGTGCAAGAGGACAAGTTTATGCGGGTTCTGAGGGAACACAAAGGAGCCATTG TAGAGACGATTGAATCCTATTATGAAGGAGGTGGTAAAAAAGAGATTATCAAATGTCTGGATGTGGGGATCATATTTCCTATTTATGACAGCAATTGG GAATTTGACTTGGAAATCCGTGATCGGAAGGGCACAGAGAATCAAGTGGCTGACCAATTGTCAAGGCTAGAAAATCATGAGTAA